One region of Cyanobacteriota bacterium genomic DNA includes:
- a CDS encoding ATP-binding protein, with translation RLEMIGTVYAYWSAYDIWLQINSVERNRRRYTLMAANLAPLVSKATYNLAVMLSGYQSRVGQVQSQYALSSFPKDIQSFSDTVQQAILQQDRLAVLVQGIPGTGKTAWTQAMAKEVLVPLRYVIFILDHDAVEHFIPPAYLERICIIINEADNLAQDRSLEIAQRTSKTEHILSLLDGTLYQSVVDESSVQVQQKLVILMTCNTSERLDPAMLRKGRVDLTFEFTHRFV, from the coding sequence CGCCTAGAGATGATCGGTACCGTATATGCCTACTGGTCAGCCTATGACATCTGGTTGCAGATTAACAGCGTAGAGCGCAACCGTCGCCGTTACACATTAATGGCAGCGAACCTAGCGCCACTTGTTAGCAAAGCTACTTACAATTTAGCAGTAATGCTCAGTGGTTACCAAAGCCGTGTTGGGCAAGTTCAAAGTCAATATGCCCTATCGTCTTTTCCAAAAGATATCCAGAGCTTTAGCGACACAGTTCAGCAAGCTATTCTTCAGCAGGATCGGTTAGCCGTGTTAGTGCAGGGAATTCCTGGCACAGGCAAAACTGCCTGGACTCAAGCCATGGCTAAGGAGGTCTTAGTACCACTCCGCTATGTGATTTTTATCTTGGATCATGATGCAGTCGAGCACTTTATCCCACCCGCCTACCTAGAACGGATCTGCATTATCATTAACGAGGCCGATAACCTAGCGCAGGATCGCTCCCTGGAGATTGCACAACGAACCAGCAAGACCGAACATATTCTCAGCCTGCTAGACGGCACGCTGTATCAAAGCGTAGTGGATGAGAGTAGTGTCCAGGTGCAACAAAAATTGGTAATCTTGATGACCTGCAACACGTCTGAGCGGCTAGATCCAGCTATGCTCCGCAAGGGTAGAGTCGATCTTACCTTTGAATTTACCCACCGCTTTGTATAG
- a CDS encoding nucleotidyltransferase domain-containing protein encodes MTSVSNAVVDDDLRETIAQIAQVVASPYPMVFATLSGDHLYGFPSPNSAYDVRGAYILPVSAVVGLEVANESISAVRQANATTASLVINVDLHDLKKFSLLLLKKNGAALEHLCSPLILYTTPHHDRLRAIVPKCITRHHLYHYAGLASTYWHMFQQPPHQIKPLLYAYRALLTGIHLMRSGTINTNLNSLNQDFQLSYLSDLIASKVTGSDDIALTHADVPFHHGEYQRLQRLLEDASQASALPEVPTAKADLHQLLVQLRTGAGSF; translated from the coding sequence GTGACTAGTGTCAGCAATGCTGTGGTGGATGATGATCTACGGGAGACTATTGCTCAGATTGCTCAGGTTGTAGCTTCGCCCTACCCGATGGTATTCGCGACCCTGAGTGGTGATCATCTGTATGGGTTTCCGTCTCCAAACTCAGCCTATGACGTGCGAGGAGCCTATATTCTACCAGTCTCAGCCGTCGTGGGCCTAGAGGTGGCCAACGAGTCTATCTCAGCGGTGCGCCAGGCCAATGCTACAACTGCATCACTAGTTATCAATGTTGATCTGCACGATCTCAAGAAGTTTTCTCTGCTACTGCTGAAGAAAAATGGAGCAGCTTTGGAGCACCTCTGTTCCCCGTTGATCCTATACACTACACCGCACCACGATAGGTTGCGAGCGATCGTTCCCAAATGTATTACCCGGCATCATTTGTATCACTATGCTGGCTTAGCATCAACCTACTGGCATATGTTCCAGCAACCGCCCCACCAAATTAAACCCTTGCTCTATGCCTATCGAGCGTTGCTAACAGGCATTCACCTCATGCGATCGGGAACAATTAATACCAACCTTAATAGCCTTAATCAAGACTTTCAGCTTTCTTATCTTTCAGATTTAATCGCTAGCAAAGTTACAGGTTCAGACGACATCGCACTTACCCATGCTGATGTTCCATTCCATCATGGCGAGTATCAACGGCTTCAGCGGCTGTTAGAGGATGCTAGTCAAGCTAGTGCCTTACCAGAAGTACCAACTGCCAAAGCAGACCTGCATCAATTGCTTGTACAACTGCGCACGGGTGCAGGATCGTTCTAA
- the hetR gene encoding heterocyst differentiation master regulator HetR: MTNDLDLIKRLSPSAMDQIMLYLAFSAMRTSGHRHGAFLDAAATAAKCAIYMTYLEQGQNLRMTGHLHHIEPKRVKVIVEEVREALTKGKLLKMLGSQEPRYLIQFPYVWLEQYPWQPGISRISGTSFTAEEKRHIEQRLPPNLPDAQIVNSFQFMDLIEFLHARSQENLPPERRLPLSEALAEHIKRRLIYSGTVTRIDSPWGMPFYALTRASYSPADEEERTYIMVEDTARFFRLMKDWADQKPKTIRILEELDIPADRIDAAIAELDETIRAWADRYHEANGEPIILQMVLGERD; this comes from the coding sequence ATGACAAACGACCTTGATCTGATTAAGCGCCTTAGCCCCAGCGCAATGGATCAGATTATGCTATACCTTGCCTTTAGTGCTATGCGAACGAGTGGTCATCGCCATGGCGCTTTCTTGGACGCAGCGGCAACGGCTGCCAAGTGTGCTATCTACATGACCTATCTGGAGCAAGGTCAAAATTTACGTATGACAGGGCACCTGCACCACATCGAGCCAAAACGAGTCAAGGTTATTGTTGAGGAGGTTCGGGAGGCACTAACGAAGGGCAAATTGTTAAAGATGCTGGGTTCTCAAGAGCCACGCTACTTGATTCAGTTTCCCTATGTATGGTTAGAGCAATATCCTTGGCAGCCGGGCATATCTAGAATTTCGGGCACTAGCTTTACGGCTGAAGAGAAGCGTCACATTGAGCAGCGCTTGCCGCCTAACTTGCCTGATGCCCAAATTGTCAACTCATTCCAGTTCATGGACTTGATTGAGTTTTTACATGCTCGATCGCAAGAAAACTTGCCTCCTGAGCGCCGGTTACCCCTTAGTGAAGCTCTAGCTGAGCATATCAAGCGCCGCTTGATTTATTCTGGCACGGTTACTCGCATTGATTCTCCTTGGGGAATGCCCTTCTACGCCCTAACTCGCGCATCTTACTCCCCTGCTGACGAGGAAGAGCGTACTTATATCATGGTGGAAGATACAGCACGGTTCTTCCGACTGATGAAGGACTGGGCTGATCAAAAACCTAAAACCATTCGGATTTTGGAAGAGTTAGATATTCCCGCTGATCGCATAGATGCTGCGATCGCTGAGCTAGATGAAACCATTCGGGCTTGGGCAGATCGCTACCATGAAGCTAATGGTGAGCCAATCATTCTCCAGATGGTGCTAGGCGAGCGTGACTAG
- a CDS encoding FAD-dependent oxidoreductase, giving the protein MDELTTEVLVVGGGTGGTAAALQAARRGVQTVLVSEHSWLGGMLTSAGVAAPDGNELLAFQTGLWGAFLRELQHRQPQGLDHGWVSFFTYDPRIGAEIFADWAQALPNLQWIVGGAPLAVGRRDDRLTYVQFAHLRVYAHLILDGTELGEVLALGEVPHRWGWEWQAEWGEPSAPVAANELTQRYPVQVPTWVVILQDVGEGNSAPAIPPPPIHTPEKFAGAWEQYGAETFLNYGRLPGDRFMINWPIHGNDYGEGIDRLLQSPQAAAEFLQESLWHSQSFACHIQTQLGRRYGLADIFPHALSAYALHPYYRESRRLQGVTTIREQDILPMPQGRVAALPLDATGSVQAIALGNYANDHHYPNYDLPLTSKSIRWGGRWTGTPFTIPYGALIPATVDGLLVCEKNIAVSHIANGATRLQPTVLGIGQAAGMAAALCIERRCQPRELPVRLLQDALLTDPLAPLAVIPLFNLPPYHPQWLTWQQYYLDHPDAYPPDGNAPIAAQPSSPTLTTQAWDQDWTGVFHRHGEQHYTITLQRPHRLTVGTLALVTLRNEVDNQLARLTTGQRISVQGRYNPSGNWLLVEAINVLPENSSSLS; this is encoded by the coding sequence GTGGATGAACTCACAACGGAGGTGCTAGTAGTAGGCGGAGGCACTGGAGGCACCGCAGCAGCTCTGCAAGCGGCACGTCGGGGTGTCCAAACAGTTCTTGTTAGCGAGCATAGTTGGTTGGGAGGCATGTTGACATCTGCTGGAGTTGCTGCTCCCGATGGCAATGAGCTGCTGGCTTTTCAGACAGGTTTGTGGGGAGCTTTCCTGCGGGAGCTTCAGCATCGCCAGCCACAGGGCTTGGATCATGGCTGGGTGAGTTTCTTTACCTATGATCCCCGTATCGGAGCGGAGATTTTTGCCGACTGGGCGCAGGCGTTGCCTAATTTGCAGTGGATTGTAGGTGGCGCACCACTAGCGGTTGGTCGCCGAGACGATCGGCTTACCTATGTGCAATTTGCCCACCTGCGAGTCTATGCCCACCTGATTTTGGATGGTACCGAGTTAGGGGAGGTACTAGCGTTAGGAGAGGTGCCTCACCGTTGGGGATGGGAATGGCAGGCCGAGTGGGGAGAACCAAGTGCGCCTGTGGCTGCTAACGAACTGACCCAACGCTATCCGGTGCAAGTTCCGACTTGGGTCGTGATCTTGCAAGATGTAGGGGAGGGTAACAGTGCTCCAGCTATTCCCCCGCCACCAATCCACACGCCAGAAAAATTTGCCGGAGCTTGGGAACAGTATGGGGCGGAGACGTTTCTGAACTATGGACGGCTGCCCGGCGATCGCTTTATGATCAACTGGCCTATCCACGGCAATGACTACGGAGAAGGTATTGATCGGCTATTGCAATCGCCCCAAGCTGCTGCTGAGTTCCTCCAGGAAAGTCTCTGGCATAGTCAAAGCTTTGCTTGTCATATTCAAACTCAGCTCGGTCGGCGCTATGGCCTTGCAGACATCTTTCCCCATGCGCTGTCTGCCTACGCTCTACATCCTTACTATCGAGAAAGTCGCCGCCTCCAGGGTGTCACTACCATTCGTGAGCAAGACATTTTACCCATGCCCCAAGGACGAGTTGCGGCCCTCCCCCTAGACGCTACCGGATCTGTCCAAGCGATTGCCCTTGGTAACTATGCCAACGATCACCACTATCCCAACTACGACTTACCGCTGACATCCAAGTCTATTCGCTGGGGTGGACGCTGGACGGGCACTCCCTTTACTATTCCCTATGGGGCACTGATTCCTGCTACCGTTGACGGTTTGTTGGTCTGTGAGAAAAATATTGCTGTCTCCCACATTGCTAATGGCGCTACTCGCCTGCAACCCACTGTACTAGGGATTGGTCAGGCTGCGGGCATGGCTGCTGCTCTTTGCATCGAGCGTCGTTGCCAGCCTCGAGAACTGCCTGTTCGTCTGTTGCAGGATGCTTTGCTTACTGATCCACTTGCACCCCTTGCCGTTATCCCACTGTTTAACCTGCCTCCTTACCATCCCCAATGGCTGACTTGGCAACAGTACTATCTAGATCATCCCGATGCTTATCCGCCGGATGGCAATGCTCCTATCGCTGCTCAACCTAGCTCACCAACTCTGACTACACAAGCCTGGGATCAAGACTGGACAGGTGTTTTTCATCGGCATGGAGAGCAGCACTACACCATAACGCTCCAGCGACCTCATAGGCTGACTGTGGGTACTCTAGCGCTGGTCACTCTTAGGAACGAGGTAGATAACCAGTTGGCTAGGCTGACAACAGGTCAACGTATCTCTGTGCAAGGCCGCTATAACCCATCAGGTAACTGGCTGTTAGTAGAGGCTATTAACGTGCTGCCTGAGAATTCCTCAAGCTTATCCTGA
- a CDS encoding SDR family oxidoreductase, with product MKAFVAGATGETGRRIVQELVAQNIPVRALVRNLDTAQAILPPQVELVVGDVLQADKLAPAIADCTVLLCATGARPSLDPTGPYKVDFEGTKNLVDVAKAKGIQHFVLVSSLCVSQLFHPLNLFWLVLLWKKQAEEYLQKSGLTYTIVRPGGLKNTDDTSAIVMGKADTLFEGSIPRTKVAQVCVAALMHPAAHNKIVEIVSRPEINPQPISELFASV from the coding sequence ATGAAAGCATTTGTAGCTGGGGCAACGGGCGAGACAGGTCGTCGCATTGTGCAGGAACTAGTTGCTCAAAACATTCCAGTGCGTGCACTGGTGCGTAATTTGGACACTGCTCAAGCAATTTTGCCTCCTCAAGTTGAACTGGTGGTAGGGGATGTATTGCAGGCTGATAAATTGGCCCCTGCGATCGCTGACTGCACTGTCCTCCTATGCGCAACAGGTGCAAGACCTAGCCTTGACCCTACTGGCCCCTATAAGGTGGATTTTGAGGGCACTAAAAACTTGGTTGACGTGGCTAAGGCCAAGGGTATTCAACACTTTGTTTTAGTGTCATCCCTCTGTGTATCTCAATTATTTCATCCCCTCAACCTGTTCTGGCTAGTACTGCTATGGAAAAAACAGGCAGAGGAGTATCTGCAAAAAAGTGGTCTGACCTACACGATCGTTCGTCCTGGTGGGCTGAAAAATACTGATGACACCTCCGCGATTGTGATGGGCAAAGCTGATACCCTGTTTGAAGGCAGCATCCCTCGCACTAAGGTTGCCCAGGTTTGTGTAGCAGCCCTGATGCATCCCGCAGCCCACAACAAAATTGTAGAAATTGTGTCTCGTCCTGAGATCAACCCACAGCCCATTTCAGAACTGTTTGCGTCAGTCTGA
- a CDS encoding FHA domain-containing protein, with protein sequence MIILSLLHPIQATPVQSWSFPVEPLVRIGRASDNDVVVYSAVVSRHHVEMRLTPEGWWEITSLGANGTYVNQERITKTKATDGMVMRLGSTGPKIQISLDPLAVHVFSKTMTPRKTATDQPDPSARIKTFLTEPKTATNPTDAASEEDDDTTQFPV encoded by the coding sequence GTGATAATTCTGAGTCTTTTACATCCAATTCAGGCTACTCCTGTACAAAGTTGGTCGTTTCCTGTCGAGCCGCTGGTGCGAATAGGCCGTGCTAGCGATAATGATGTGGTTGTCTATAGTGCGGTTGTCTCGCGCCATCATGTTGAGATGAGGCTAACCCCTGAAGGTTGGTGGGAAATCACTAGTTTGGGTGCGAATGGCACCTATGTGAACCAAGAGCGCATTACGAAGACAAAAGCTACTGATGGTATGGTGATGCGTCTCGGTAGTACTGGCCCAAAGATTCAAATTTCTTTGGATCCGCTAGCTGTTCATGTTTTCAGCAAGACGATGACCCCTAGGAAGACCGCAACCGATCAACCCGACCCATCAGCTCGCATTAAGACATTTTTGACTGAGCCAAAAACGGCGACGAATCCAACTGATGCGGCTAGTGAAGAGGATGACGATACAACTCAATTTCCTGTCTAA